From Lagopus muta isolate bLagMut1 chromosome 28, bLagMut1 primary, whole genome shotgun sequence, a single genomic window includes:
- the LOC125685450 gene encoding AT-rich interactive domain-containing protein 1A-like, with translation MEVFGILEEYEVGICPGQSSLCGLESAHLLWQLGGGDTTEHIQTHLESKRERSAAESNGNAREGQAAPSDSSSAIVEDEPRSRDEALLCLTHDWQDSVAKRCICVSNIIRSLSFVPGNDAEMCKHTGLLLILGKMLLLHHEHPERKQAALSSEREELEQDQGLSCGQEEWWRDCLQELRENTLVTLANISGQLDLSPLPESLCLPIVDGLLHWAVCPSAEAQDPFPALGSNAVLSPRSLALETLSKLSTRDTNVDLILAAPPTSRLEMLYSSLLRLLRDRESPVCREMAVVLLASLAQGDSLAARAIASQERSVGDLLGFLEDGLAAARCQQSQAGPVPEQNAPCEPPSVDMMRRAARALLALAEVGESRSQFTLHESRLLDISVSPAVDSLVSQVICDVLFFIARP, from the coding sequence ATGGAGGTCTTTGGAATCCTGGAGGAGTACGAGGTGGGTATTTGCCCAGGGCAAAGCTCACTGTGTGGGTTGGAGAGCGCCCAcctgctctggcagcttggCGGCGGAGATACCACTGAGCACATCCAGACCCACTTGGAGAGCAAGAGAGAGCGCTCCGCGGCTGAGAGCAATGGAAATGCTCGGGAAGGGCAGGCTGCTCCATCTGACAGCTCCTCAGCAATTGTGGAGGATGAGCCTCGCAGCAGAGACgaggcactgctctgcctcaCCCACGACTGGCAGGACTCTGTGGCGAAGCGCTGCATCTGTGTCTCCAACATCATCAGGAGCTTGTCGTTTGTGCCGGGCAATGACGCCGAGATGTGCAAACACACCGGGCTGCTGCTGATCCTGGGGAAAATGCTGCTCTTACACCATGAGCACCCAGAGCGCAAGCAGGCAGCCCTGAGCTCAgagagagaggagctggagcaggaccAGGGGCTGAGCTGCGGCCAGGAGGAGTGGTGGCGGGACTGCCTGCAGGAACTGCGTGAGAACACCCTGGTGACGCTGGCCAACATTTCCGGCCAGCTGGACCTGTCCCCTCTCCCAGAAAGCCTCTGCTTGCCCATCGTGGACGGACTCCTCCACTGGGCAGTGTGTCCATCAGCAGAGGCCCAGGACCCTTTTCCAGCGCTGGGGTCGAATGCCGTCCTCTCCCCTCGGAGCCTGGCTTTGGAAACGCTCAGCAAACTGAGCACCCGGGACACCAACGTGGATTTGATCCTCGCGGCTCCCCCCACCAGCCGCTTGGAGATGCTGTACAGCAGCCTGCTGCGTTTGCTCCGCGACAGAGAGAGCCCGGTGTGCAGAGAGATGGCGGTGGTCCTACTGGCCTCCTTGGCGCAGGGGGACAGCCTGGCAGCGAGGGCGATTGCCTCGCAGGAGAGGAGCGTCGGCGACTTGCTGGGCTTCTTGGAGGACGGCCTGGCCGCCGCGCggtgccagcagagccaggccGGCCCGGTGCCCGAGCAGAACGCGCCCTGCGAGCCGCCGAGCGTGGACATGATGCGCCGAGCGGCTCGGGCGCTGCTCGCCCTGGCTGAGGTGGGCGAGAGCCGCTCGCAGTTCACGCTGCACGAGTCGCGGCTGTTGGACATCTCCGTGTCGCCCGCGGTGGATTCCTTGGTCTCCCAGGTTATCTGCGACGTGCTGTTCTTCATTGCCCGGCCCTGA